In Chryseobacterium oranimense, a single window of DNA contains:
- a CDS encoding cold-shock protein: MQEGTVKFFNEAKGFGFISPADGGKDIFVHSSGLDTRSIRENDKVVFEVQKSDKGLNAVNVKLA; this comes from the coding sequence ATGCAAGAAGGCACCGTAAAATTTTTCAATGAAGCAAAGGGCTTCGGATTTATTTCTCCAGCAGACGGAGGAAAAGATATTTTTGTACATTCTTCAGGATTAGACACAAGATCTATCCGTGAAAACGATAAAGTAGTTTTCGAAGTACAAAAAAGCGACAAAGGTTTAAATGCAGTTAACGTAAAGTTGGCATAA
- the lgt gene encoding prolipoprotein diacylglyceryl transferase has protein sequence MNLLYVNWDVSPEIFNISGFPLKYYGMLFLAGLVLCYTILKSIYKKENLSNQAHEALFSYAFIGILVGARLGHCLFYDFDYYAQHPIEIFLPIQKGADGAYHFSGYAGLASHGGGIGLIIMLLLYARKFSIKFMTVLDVIAIATPLAGAFIRLGNLMNSEIIGTPSNAPWAFIFRQVDHIPRHPAQLYEAICYLIIFLLVYSVYKKNIFKVGKGFYFGITTLLIFIVRFFVEFIKVDQVDFEKGMSLNMGQILSIPFLFLGLFFIIKSIRDSRHVKVS, from the coding sequence ATGAATTTATTATACGTTAACTGGGATGTGAGTCCCGAAATTTTCAATATTTCCGGCTTTCCTTTAAAATATTACGGTATGCTGTTTCTTGCCGGCCTTGTTTTATGCTATACGATCTTAAAGTCTATTTATAAAAAAGAGAATCTGAGCAACCAGGCTCATGAAGCCCTTTTTTCCTATGCATTCATCGGAATTTTAGTTGGGGCGAGATTAGGCCACTGCCTGTTTTACGATTTTGATTATTACGCTCAGCATCCGATCGAGATTTTCCTTCCGATCCAAAAAGGGGCCGACGGAGCTTATCACTTTTCAGGATATGCAGGACTGGCAAGCCATGGCGGAGGAATCGGGCTGATTATCATGCTTCTTCTCTATGCCAGAAAATTCTCTATTAAATTTATGACCGTTCTGGACGTCATTGCTATTGCAACTCCTTTAGCAGGCGCCTTTATCAGACTTGGTAATCTGATGAATTCTGAAATTATAGGAACTCCTTCCAATGCGCCGTGGGCTTTTATTTTCAGACAGGTAGACCATATTCCAAGACATCCTGCACAGCTGTATGAAGCCATCTGCTATCTTATCATTTTCTTACTGGTATATTCTGTTTACAAGAAAAATATCTTTAAGGTGGGTAAAGGTTTTTACTTCGGGATCACTACCCTGCTCATCTTTATTGTACGGTTCTTTGTTGAATTTATAAAAGTGGACCAGGTTGATTTTGAAAAGGGAATGAGCCTGAATATGGGACAAATTCTAAGTATTCCTTTTCTGTTCCTGGGACTGTTTTTTATTATTAAAAGCATCCGGGACAGCAGACACGTAAAAGTTTCATAA
- a CDS encoding cold-shock protein: MADSFSKKENFKKKIQKQKEKALRREDRKTNNNKGAEDVFMYVDEFGRLTSTPPENRERQEVNIDDIQLGAAPIVEEDIRKTGIITFHSEKGYGFITEDSSKENVFFHNNSCAHPVKKGNKVSFEKEKSPKGFSAVNIQLIK, translated from the coding sequence ATGGCAGACTCTTTTTCTAAAAAAGAAAATTTCAAGAAAAAAATTCAAAAACAAAAAGAAAAAGCGCTGAGACGCGAAGATCGTAAGACGAACAACAACAAAGGGGCAGAAGATGTTTTCATGTATGTAGATGAATTCGGAAGACTTACCTCTACACCTCCTGAAAACAGAGAAAGACAGGAAGTAAACATTGATGATATCCAGCTTGGTGCCGCTCCGATTGTGGAGGAAGACATCAGAAAGACAGGAATCATTACTTTCCACAGTGAGAAAGGCTACGGCTTCATTACTGAGGACAGCAGTAAAGAAAATGTTTTCTTTCACAACAACAGTTGTGCACACCCTGTAAAAAAAGGTAATAAAGTATCTTTTGAGAAAGAAAAATCTCCAAAAGGCTTCTCCGCTGTTAATATCCAGTTAATCAAATAA
- a CDS encoding SRPBCC family protein yields MKHRLFREQQLNCDIATAWKFFSSANNLSEITPKDMNFIVLTTMENDEIYEGMLIDYYVSPLFGIKMKWQTEIIKVDFQKSFIDFQKKGPYKLWHHHHEFIPNENGVLMKDTVDYELPMGFVGEIAHPVFVKKKIEHIFDYRNAVLEKMFNKK; encoded by the coding sequence ATGAAGCACAGACTTTTTCGGGAACAACAGCTGAACTGTGATATTGCAACAGCCTGGAAGTTCTTTTCTTCCGCCAATAACCTTTCAGAAATTACGCCTAAAGACATGAACTTCATTGTACTGACTACAATGGAGAATGATGAAATTTATGAAGGAATGCTTATCGACTATTACGTTTCACCGCTATTTGGAATAAAAATGAAATGGCAGACGGAAATTATTAAAGTAGATTTTCAAAAAAGTTTTATTGATTTTCAGAAAAAAGGACCTTACAAACTCTGGCATCACCACCATGAATTCATTCCGAATGAAAACGGAGTATTAATGAAAGATACTGTAGATTATGAGCTTCCTATGGGATTTGTGGGTGAAATAGCCCATCCGGTTTTCGTTAAAAAGAAAATAGAACATATCTTCGACTACCGGAATGCCGTGCTGGAGAAAATGTTCAATAAAAAATAA
- a CDS encoding murein L,D-transpeptidase catalytic domain family protein, whose amino-acid sequence MKFFAVILTLYGLLSCSNEPSKGSHLTSVRHDIQIEKKPEADLPEMMVKAGEALEFCISKKLNTDFCILIDMSLHSGVKRMFIWDFKKKSVIKKYLVGHGCGSNPWSLDGSKKHPKFSNDDGSHLSSLGKYKLQGRGYSEWGINVKYLMHGLEETNSNALKRFIVFHSWDMMSDDEVFPKGSPEGWGCPTVSNNAMGEIDPMLKGSEKPVLMWIYL is encoded by the coding sequence ATGAAGTTTTTTGCAGTGATTCTTACATTGTATGGTCTCCTTTCATGCAGTAATGAACCCAGTAAAGGAAGTCATCTGACTTCGGTAAGGCATGATATTCAAATCGAAAAAAAACCAGAGGCAGATTTGCCTGAAATGATGGTAAAAGCTGGAGAAGCTCTCGAATTCTGCATTTCAAAAAAGCTCAATACGGATTTCTGTATTCTGATCGATATGAGCCTTCATTCCGGAGTAAAAAGAATGTTTATCTGGGATTTTAAAAAGAAGTCAGTTATAAAAAAATACCTTGTAGGTCATGGCTGTGGTTCAAATCCGTGGAGCTTGGACGGTTCAAAAAAACATCCGAAGTTCAGTAATGATGACGGAAGCCATCTTTCATCATTAGGGAAATACAAACTGCAGGGAAGAGGGTACAGCGAATGGGGAATCAACGTAAAATACCTGATGCATGGTCTGGAAGAAACAAACAGCAATGCCTTGAAGAGATTCATTGTTTTCCATTCCTGGGATATGATGAGTGATGATGAAGTGTTCCCAAAAGGTTCTCCTGAGGGATGGGGCTGTCCTACTGTTTCCAATAATGCAATGGGAGAGATTGATCCCATGCTAAAAGGTTCCGAGAAACCCGTACTTATGTGGATCTATTTATAA
- a CDS encoding TIGR02117 family protein yields the protein MKIVLLYILKTLGIILAIVALYVVMAVLLPLIEVSAENGDGQPKDIPIYIYTNGVHTDVVMPVKNDLQDWGTKVPFSNTKSKRTDYNFIGIGWGDKGFYLDTPTWADLKFSTAFKAAFWLSESAMHCSYYTTMKEGEDCKKIMISRDQYKRLVKFVENKFDRDQNGNFILIPTNAVYDVNDAFYDAKGKYSFLNTCNTWTNDALKAAGQKAALWTASDFGIFRHYK from the coding sequence GTGAAAATTGTACTATTATACATCCTGAAAACCCTTGGAATTATTTTGGCAATTGTTGCCCTGTATGTCGTTATGGCGGTTCTGTTGCCACTTATAGAAGTTTCCGCAGAAAACGGCGACGGGCAGCCGAAAGATATTCCCATTTATATTTACACCAACGGGGTGCATACTGATGTTGTAATGCCTGTAAAGAATGACCTTCAGGATTGGGGAACAAAAGTTCCGTTTTCCAACACAAAATCAAAAAGAACAGATTACAATTTTATAGGAATAGGCTGGGGCGATAAAGGTTTTTATCTCGATACCCCAACCTGGGCTGATCTGAAGTTTTCTACTGCTTTTAAAGCGGCATTCTGGCTCAGTGAGTCTGCAATGCACTGTTCTTATTATACAACCATGAAAGAAGGGGAAGATTGTAAGAAGATTATGATCAGCAGGGATCAGTACAAGAGATTGGTGAAATTCGTAGAGAATAAATTCGACAGGGATCAGAACGGAAACTTCATCCTGATTCCCACCAATGCGGTGTATGATGTAAATGATGCATTTTATGATGCCAAAGGAAAATACAGTTTCCTGAATACCTGCAACACATGGACCAACGATGCGCTGAAAGCTGCAGGGCAGAAAGCTGCTCTCTGGACGGCTTCGGATTTTGGTATCTTCAGACATTATAAATAG
- the queG gene encoding tRNA epoxyqueuosine(34) reductase QueG: protein MEILNAGAEKYSQLIKSKAEQFGFQSCGISKAEFLEEDAPNLEKWLKNNFHGEMKYMENHFDKRLDPRLLVEGSKSVISLSYNYFPEEKISELENYKISKYAYAEDYHEVVKEVLREMVSELQQEIGEFGFRVFVDSAPVLERSWARKSGIGWVGKNANLITKQNGSFYFLAEIICDLELIPDHATTDHCGTCRKCIDACPTDAIVSEKIIDGSRCISYATIELKNEIPDHFKNRMEDWMFGCDICQDVCPWNRFSSPNLQSRFAPNDALKNFKKGEWKEITQEIFSEIFRKSPVKRTKFAGLKRNIEFLERSAEKD from the coding sequence ATGGAAATCCTCAATGCCGGTGCCGAAAAATATTCACAACTCATCAAGTCCAAAGCAGAACAGTTTGGATTTCAGAGCTGTGGTATCTCGAAAGCGGAATTTCTAGAAGAGGATGCCCCGAATCTTGAAAAATGGCTTAAGAATAATTTCCATGGCGAAATGAAATATATGGAAAATCATTTCGATAAAAGACTGGATCCCAGGCTGCTTGTAGAAGGTTCGAAGTCCGTTATTTCACTATCCTACAATTACTTTCCTGAAGAAAAAATCTCTGAGCTGGAAAATTATAAAATTTCAAAATATGCCTACGCAGAAGACTACCATGAAGTAGTGAAAGAAGTTCTCAGGGAAATGGTTTCGGAACTTCAGCAGGAGATAGGCGAGTTCGGATTCCGGGTTTTTGTAGATTCTGCACCTGTTTTGGAAAGGAGCTGGGCCAGAAAGTCAGGAATAGGATGGGTAGGAAAAAATGCCAATCTGATTACCAAACAAAATGGCTCTTTCTACTTTTTGGCAGAAATTATCTGCGATCTTGAACTGATTCCCGACCATGCGACTACAGACCACTGCGGTACCTGCAGGAAGTGTATAGATGCCTGTCCTACAGACGCGATTGTTTCAGAAAAGATCATTGACGGAAGCCGGTGCATTTCCTATGCGACCATAGAACTTAAAAACGAAATTCCTGATCATTTTAAAAACAGGATGGAAGACTGGATGTTCGGATGCGATATCTGCCAGGATGTATGTCCCTGGAACCGGTTTTCTTCCCCAAATCTCCAGAGCAGGTTTGCCCCGAATGATGCATTAAAAAACTTTAAAAAAGGAGAGTGGAAAGAGATTACCCAGGAAATATTTTCTGAAATCTTCAGAAAATCTCCCGTAAAAAGAACCAAATTTGCAGGTCTGAAGCGGAATATCGAATTTTTGGAACGTTCTGCAGAAAAAGATTAG
- a CDS encoding rhodanese-like domain-containing protein, which produces MSLIEVIQSGNYKLIDVREPMELEMDGNIDGAQNIPLGEVEDRKEEILSVDKPVILFCRSGNRSGKALEYLNGQGLKDGYNGGGWAELKAVLEANQGTF; this is translated from the coding sequence ATGTCTTTAATAGAAGTTATACAGTCAGGAAATTATAAATTAATTGATGTTCGCGAGCCTATGGAGCTTGAAATGGACGGAAATATAGACGGGGCTCAAAATATTCCTTTGGGTGAGGTAGAGGACAGAAAAGAAGAGATTTTATCTGTTGACAAACCTGTGATCTTATTCTGCAGAAGCGGAAACAGAAGCGGAAAAGCATTGGAATACCTTAACGGCCAGGGCTTGAAGGACGGTTATAACGGCGGAGGCTGGGCTGAACTGAAAGCAGTACTGGAAGCAAATCAAGGAACTTTTTAA
- a CDS encoding alpha/beta fold hydrolase — protein MEDRIIEVRGQKLYTACSNKFKGNPVIIFLHDSLGCTQLWRDLPLKLSEMTNCNVLMYDRSGYGKSGPMATHERAINYMELEADLLNDLLAKLNIDNAILFGHSDGGTISLITAAKYPDKVKAVICEAGHIFVENVTLKGVYDAMDAYKTTNLAERLAKYHGDKVETLFRAWTETWTRQDYRSWNIEYLLKDIHCPLLFIQGEADEYGTLDQVEKTVSQVSGVAEKYTIPGIGHTPHKEVPELVLTKVSEFLEKI, from the coding sequence ATGGAGGATAGAATCATTGAAGTAAGAGGTCAGAAACTTTATACAGCCTGCAGCAATAAATTCAAAGGTAATCCGGTTATTATTTTCCTTCACGATTCCTTAGGCTGTACGCAACTTTGGAGGGATCTGCCGTTAAAACTGTCCGAAATGACAAACTGTAACGTTTTGATGTATGACAGATCAGGCTATGGAAAATCCGGACCTATGGCTACCCACGAAAGGGCAATCAATTACATGGAGCTTGAAGCCGATTTGCTGAATGATCTGTTGGCTAAGCTTAATATTGATAATGCTATCTTATTCGGACACAGTGACGGAGGGACTATTTCCCTCATCACAGCTGCAAAATATCCGGATAAAGTAAAAGCCGTCATCTGTGAAGCAGGGCATATTTTTGTAGAAAATGTTACCTTGAAAGGAGTTTATGATGCTATGGATGCTTACAAAACAACCAACCTTGCCGAACGTCTTGCTAAATATCATGGTGATAAAGTGGAAACACTTTTCAGAGCCTGGACGGAAACCTGGACCCGCCAGGACTACAGAAGCTGGAATATTGAATACCTGTTAAAAGATATTCACTGCCCGTTATTATTTATCCAGGGAGAAGCTGACGAATATGGCACACTGGATCAGGTTGAGAAAACAGTGTCCCAGGTGAGTGGTGTGGCAGAGAAATATACCATTCCCGGAATAGGGCATACCCCGCATAAAGAAGTTCCGGAGCTGGTTCTCACTAAAGTATCAGAGTTTTTAGAAAAAATATAG
- a CDS encoding nitronate monooxygenase family protein — protein sequence MKTDQNRITELFNIQYPIIQAGMIWHSGWRLASAVSNCGGLGLIGAGSMYPDILRENIQKCKKATDKPFGVNVPMLYPNLEEIIQIILEEDVKIVFTSAGNPKTYTETLQKEGIKVAHVVSSTKFAVKCEEAGVDAVVAEGFEAGGHNGRDETTTFCLIPNVKKHISKPLIAAGGIALGSQVKAAMILGADGVQIGSRFAATVEASAHENWKKKITELNEGDTHLTLKELAPVRMVKNKFFGELEEIYQSGRNKEALIASLGRARAKRGMFEGDMEDGELEIGQVSALINDILPVETVFRNLLKEFEEAKAPGL from the coding sequence ATGAAGACAGATCAAAATAGAATTACAGAGCTTTTTAACATACAGTATCCTATTATCCAGGCCGGAATGATCTGGCATTCAGGATGGAGGCTGGCTTCGGCGGTTTCTAACTGTGGCGGATTGGGACTGATCGGGGCAGGAAGCATGTATCCTGATATCTTAAGAGAAAATATTCAGAAATGCAAGAAGGCTACGGATAAGCCTTTTGGCGTTAATGTACCGATGTTATATCCTAACCTTGAAGAAATTATTCAGATTATACTTGAAGAAGACGTTAAGATCGTTTTTACGTCTGCCGGAAATCCTAAAACCTATACGGAAACCCTTCAAAAAGAAGGAATAAAAGTAGCCCACGTAGTGTCTTCTACCAAATTTGCGGTAAAATGTGAAGAGGCCGGAGTAGATGCTGTCGTAGCTGAAGGCTTTGAAGCGGGAGGACACAACGGGAGAGACGAAACCACTACCTTTTGCCTGATCCCGAATGTGAAAAAACATATTTCCAAACCATTGATTGCTGCCGGAGGAATCGCGCTGGGATCCCAGGTAAAAGCTGCCATGATCTTAGGCGCAGACGGCGTGCAGATTGGTTCCCGTTTCGCTGCTACCGTTGAGGCAAGTGCCCACGAAAACTGGAAAAAGAAAATTACAGAGCTGAACGAAGGAGATACCCATCTTACTTTAAAAGAGCTGGCACCCGTAAGGATGGTAAAAAATAAGTTCTTTGGCGAACTGGAAGAGATCTATCAGTCAGGCAGGAATAAAGAAGCTTTGATAGCCTCACTGGGAAGAGCAAGAGCCAAACGCGGAATGTTTGAAGGGGATATGGAAGATGGTGAACTGGAAATAGGGCAGGTTTCTGCCTTGATTAATGATATACTACCGGTAGAAACTGTGTTCAGAAATTTACTGAAAGAGTTTGAAGAAGCAAAAGCACCAGGTTTATAG
- a CDS encoding peptidylprolyl isomerase, producing the protein MTNKLKITFLLGIFMMIFSSNMNAQLKPGELVDGIAAVIGDEIVLESDVNEQMNYAKQQGASETDKCDFLENLISNKLLVYEAKKDTLIENRSAAIKEQANAKYRQLLSQFPDEKTMLAAYKFRNGYEMKNAIEKIDVDQYYGQAKYQRITEKADVTPNEVTDFYNLYKMQLPEVKDEISLAQIMMYPKLTEAHKQDLINRLKKIKADIAGGETFESQARIYSEDEGSAANGGLYKNIFKGQMVKPFEAAALNLQENEISDPVESEFGYHIIQLIKKSGKVYDARHILLKATPTEDEIKTAKAKLDSIKGLIIAGKITFKDAAYKFSDDKKTKFNAGIISGADGSDKIERESIPGTITYELAGLNKGDITAPFEDEDNKRKVVKIIKQEDVIPAHQITLETDFNRIKQMALNKKRNEMIEKFVNSKLPTTFISIDGRYDNCKFKANWKKESIKK; encoded by the coding sequence ATGACAAATAAACTAAAAATCACTTTTCTTCTTGGGATTTTCATGATGATATTCTCTTCAAACATGAATGCTCAGCTAAAACCGGGAGAACTAGTGGATGGTATTGCTGCTGTGATCGGGGATGAAATTGTTTTGGAATCGGATGTGAATGAGCAGATGAACTATGCCAAACAACAGGGAGCCTCTGAAACAGATAAATGCGACTTCCTTGAAAACCTGATCAGCAATAAGCTTCTTGTATATGAAGCCAAAAAAGATACATTAATTGAAAACCGTTCGGCGGCCATTAAAGAGCAGGCCAATGCAAAATACCGTCAGTTACTTTCCCAGTTTCCGGATGAAAAAACGATGCTTGCTGCCTATAAATTCAGAAATGGGTATGAAATGAAAAATGCTATCGAAAAGATAGATGTGGACCAATATTACGGACAGGCAAAATATCAGCGTATCACTGAAAAGGCAGACGTAACGCCTAATGAGGTTACAGACTTCTACAACCTTTATAAAATGCAGCTTCCTGAGGTAAAGGATGAAATATCTTTAGCACAGATCATGATGTATCCAAAGCTGACAGAAGCCCACAAACAAGATCTTATCAACAGATTAAAGAAAATCAAGGCAGATATTGCAGGCGGGGAAACCTTCGAAAGCCAGGCAAGAATTTATTCTGAAGATGAAGGATCTGCTGCCAATGGTGGACTTTACAAAAATATTTTCAAAGGACAGATGGTAAAACCGTTTGAAGCGGCTGCCCTGAACCTTCAGGAAAACGAAATCTCAGATCCTGTTGAATCGGAATTCGGATACCATATTATCCAGCTGATCAAAAAATCAGGGAAGGTGTATGATGCGAGACACATTTTATTGAAAGCTACCCCTACTGAGGATGAAATAAAAACGGCAAAAGCAAAATTAGACAGTATCAAAGGTCTTATTATTGCCGGAAAAATAACATTTAAAGATGCTGCCTATAAATTCTCGGATGATAAGAAAACGAAATTCAATGCCGGAATTATTTCCGGTGCAGATGGTTCGGACAAAATTGAAAGAGAAAGCATTCCAGGAACGATTACTTATGAATTGGCCGGTCTGAACAAAGGAGATATTACAGCTCCGTTCGAAGATGAGGACAACAAGAGAAAAGTGGTTAAGATCATTAAGCAGGAAGATGTTATTCCTGCTCACCAGATTACCCTGGAAACAGATTTTAACAGGATCAAGCAAATGGCGCTTAATAAAAAGCGTAATGAAATGATTGAGAAGTTTGTGAACTCTAAGCTGCCAACCACCTTTATATCCATTGACGGACGTTATGATAACTGTAAGTTCAAAGCCAACTGGAAAAAAGAATCAATCAAAAAATAA
- a CDS encoding PfkB family carbohydrate kinase yields MKLLVVGSVAFDAIETPFGKTDKILGGAATYIGITSSILGVKSGIVSVVGGDFPQEHLDMFTDREVNIEGIEIVKEGKTFFWSGKYHNDLNTRDTLATEVNVLENFDPKIPDSMQDAEILLLGNLHPGVQLSVLEKMNSRPKLVILDTMNFWMDSAWDILMDMIAKTDVITINDEEARQLSGEYSLVKAAKKIHTMGPDYVIIKKGEHGALLFHDNKVFAIPALPLEEVFDPTGAGDTFAGGFAAYLAKKGKFDFETMKSALIVGSAMASFTVEKFGTERIEEVNESDVFSRLRQFKELTTFDVELQ; encoded by the coding sequence ATGAAACTTTTAGTTGTAGGAAGCGTTGCATTTGATGCAATCGAAACGCCGTTTGGTAAAACCGATAAAATTTTAGGAGGTGCAGCCACTTATATTGGCATTACTTCTTCTATTTTAGGCGTTAAATCTGGTATTGTTTCCGTTGTTGGAGGAGATTTCCCGCAGGAGCACCTTGATATGTTCACAGACAGAGAAGTAAATATTGAAGGAATTGAGATCGTAAAAGAAGGAAAAACATTCTTCTGGTCCGGGAAATACCATAATGATCTGAATACCAGAGATACTTTGGCTACAGAAGTGAATGTTTTGGAGAATTTCGATCCTAAAATTCCGGACTCTATGCAGGATGCGGAGATCCTTCTTCTTGGAAACCTGCACCCCGGTGTTCAGCTGTCCGTATTGGAAAAAATGAACAGCCGTCCTAAACTGGTTATCCTGGATACCATGAACTTCTGGATGGATTCAGCCTGGGATATCCTGATGGATATGATTGCCAAAACAGACGTTATTACCATCAATGATGAAGAAGCAAGACAGCTTTCAGGAGAGTATTCTTTGGTAAAAGCTGCTAAAAAGATTCATACAATGGGTCCTGACTATGTAATCATTAAAAAAGGTGAGCACGGTGCTCTGCTTTTCCACGACAATAAAGTATTTGCAATTCCGGCACTTCCTTTGGAAGAAGTTTTCGATCCGACCGGAGCAGGAGATACCTTTGCAGGAGGTTTTGCAGCTTATCTTGCTAAAAAAGGCAAATTTGATTTCGAAACCATGAAGTCTGCCCTGATCGTTGGTTCAGCTATGGCTTCCTTTACGGTTGAGAAATTCGGAACAGAAAGAATTGAAGAAGTAAATGAATCTGATGTATTCAGCAGATTAAGACAATTTAAAGAATTAACGACATTCGATGTTGAACTGCAATAA
- the gldD gene encoding gliding motility lipoprotein GldD, translating into MIKNVIFIFVSLLLISCGKDHVPKPYGELRLEYPAPTYQKFENNCAYTFEYSDFASISDAKKPCWYYINYPKMKAKVFVTYYPIQNDFADHIKEAEKMVYEHTIKASSIDTKSFEYPDKKVYGNFYELKGQSASNLQFYITDSTKHFVTAYLYFNTRPKPDSLAPAVSYIKNDMKHLLDTFEWKK; encoded by the coding sequence ATGATAAAAAACGTCATTTTTATTTTTGTATCACTGCTTTTAATTTCGTGCGGAAAAGACCATGTTCCGAAACCTTACGGGGAACTCCGTCTGGAATATCCGGCACCCACCTATCAGAAGTTTGAGAATAACTGTGCCTATACTTTTGAATATTCAGATTTTGCATCCATTTCCGATGCTAAAAAGCCGTGCTGGTATTATATCAACTACCCAAAAATGAAAGCAAAGGTTTTTGTGACCTATTATCCGATACAGAATGACTTTGCAGACCATATCAAAGAAGCAGAGAAAATGGTTTATGAGCATACCATTAAAGCAAGTTCCATAGATACCAAATCATTCGAATACCCGGACAAAAAGGTGTACGGAAACTTCTATGAGCTTAAGGGGCAAAGTGCTTCCAATCTTCAATTTTACATTACAGACAGCACAAAACATTTTGTGACTGCTTATCTATACTTTAACACAAGGCCAAAACCCGACTCTCTGGCCCCGGCAGTAAGCTACATCAAAAATGATATGAAACACCTGCTGGACACTTTTGAATGGAAAAAATAA
- the mutY gene encoding A/G-specific adenine glycosylase, whose protein sequence is MEKNSNSSEFLHIGNKLLSWYGKNARDLPFRQTKDPYKIWICEIVFQQTRISQGLGHYNNFINRFPDVKTLAEAEENEVLLYWKGLGYYSRAINIHKASQQIMNDYHGAFPADYEEILKLKGVGKYTAAAISSICFGGKMPAVDGNFYRVLSRIFADDFDISNSRAFSYFSQLAGLIMPENVGDFNQAMMDLGSEICKPKNPLCSECPVNDDCLAFSLEKASDYPVKTKKVKTSDLSLKYYFVYRNGQFLIRQRKDDFIWKKLFEFPTTISAELEPFIKGIKTITHKLTHKNLTIEISSVEVDSEVVWNRFTSENQYIITDFEASHEKSFPKPLENYIQNSLKD, encoded by the coding sequence TTGGAAAAAAATAGCAATAGTTCGGAATTTCTTCATATAGGAAACAAACTCCTGAGCTGGTACGGGAAAAATGCCAGGGATCTGCCTTTCAGACAGACCAAAGACCCTTACAAAATATGGATCTGCGAAATCGTTTTTCAGCAGACAAGAATCAGCCAGGGACTCGGTCATTATAATAATTTTATTAACCGGTTTCCGGACGTAAAAACTTTGGCTGAAGCAGAGGAAAATGAAGTTTTGCTTTACTGGAAAGGGCTTGGATATTATTCCAGAGCAATCAATATCCATAAAGCTTCACAACAGATCATGAACGATTATCATGGTGCTTTTCCGGCAGATTACGAAGAGATTTTAAAATTAAAAGGCGTTGGTAAATATACGGCCGCTGCCATTTCAAGTATTTGCTTTGGTGGCAAAATGCCGGCGGTAGATGGTAATTTTTACAGAGTTTTAAGCCGTATTTTTGCTGATGACTTTGATATTTCCAATTCCAGAGCTTTTTCCTATTTCTCACAACTAGCGGGATTGATTATGCCCGAAAATGTAGGAGATTTTAATCAGGCGATGATGGATCTTGGTTCCGAGATCTGCAAACCTAAAAATCCGCTCTGCAGTGAATGTCCCGTAAATGATGATTGTCTTGCATTTTCCCTGGAAAAAGCATCAGATTATCCTGTAAAAACCAAAAAAGTCAAAACATCAGACCTGTCGCTGAAGTACTATTTTGTATACAGAAACGGTCAGTTCCTGATCAGACAAAGAAAAGATGATTTCATCTGGAAAAAATTATTCGAGTTTCCTACGACTATTTCTGCAGAACTTGAACCATTTATCAAAGGTATTAAAACAATCACCCATAAGCTTACCCATAAGAATCTGACGATTGAAATTTCAAGTGTTGAGGTTGATTCAGAAGTGGTTTGGAACAGATTTACCTCCGAAAATCAGTATATCATTACTGACTTTGAAGCTTCTCATGAAAAATCCTTTCCCAAGCCATTGGAAAACTATATCCAAAACTCACTGAAAGACTGA